In Primulina eburnea isolate SZY01 chromosome 3, ASM2296580v1, whole genome shotgun sequence, one DNA window encodes the following:
- the LOC140828625 gene encoding probable methyltransferase At1g29790: MSLCLKEIQRDNTERVLDRNLTLSRVCKELDLRACCPHLYDVHVGSYCKDDWNLAQKLMVHRCDPLPRRRCFARASKLYLRPYSTNESLWRIPEGRNVRWSNYQCRNFECLSGKSPKRGYSKCTECFEMDREKLKWITNTTLPKDFLIQDVLATKQGEIRIGLDFGIGTGTFAARMREQNVTIVSTALNLGAPIGETIALRGLIPLYLTWNQRLPFFDNTMNLIHTAGFMDGWLNLQLLDFISFDWDRVLRPGGLLWIDKFFCKRKDLDNYMYMFLQFRYQKHRWTIAPKSKDEVFLSALLEKPPRSL; this comes from the exons ATGAGTCTATGTTTGAAAGAAATCCAACGAGACAACACAGAGAGAGTCTTGGATCGAAACTTAACATTGAGTCGCGTTTGTAAAGAACTCGACCTGCGTG CATGTTGTCCCCATCTCTATGATGTGCATGTTGGATCGTATTGTAAGGATGATTGGAACTTGGCTCAAAAGCTTATGGTTCACAGGTGTGATCCATTGCCTCGAAGACGGTGCTTTGCACGAGCCTCTAAACTATACTTGAGACCTTATTCAACCAACGAGTCCCTTTGGAGGATACCTGAGGGGAGAAATGTGCGGTGGAGTAATTATCAGTGCAGAAACTTTGAGTGCTTATCTGGCAAGAGTCCAAAACGAGGTTATTCAAAGTGCACCGAATGTTTCGAAATGGACAGGGAAAAACTCAAGTGGATTACAAACACCACCCTTCCTAAAGATTTCTTGATCCAAGATGTTTTGGCAACCAAACAGGGTGAAATAAGAATCGGATTGGATTTTGGAATAGGGACGGGTACATTTGCAGCACGAATGAGAGAGCAAAACGTGACCATTGTTTCGACAGCCTTGAACTTAGGAGCCCCTATTGGTGAAACCATCGCTTTAAGAGGGTTGATCCCTTTATATTTGACGTGGAACCAACGCTTACCGTTCTTTGATAACACAATGAACTTGATTCACACCGCAGGCTTTATGGATGGATGGCTCAATTTACAGCTGTTAGATTTCATCTCGTTCGATTGGGATCGTGTTTTGAGGCCGGGCGGATTGCTATGGATCGATAAGTTCTTCTGTAAAAGGAAAGACTTGGATAACTACATGTATATGTTTTTGCAGTTTAGATATCAGAAACACAGATGGACAATTGCTC CTAAATCTAAGGATGAAGTTTTTCTCTCAGCTTTGCTTGAGAAGCCTCCTAGATCTCTTTAA